From the genome of Amycolatopsis sp. NBC_01488, one region includes:
- the rsmA gene encoding 16S rRNA (adenine(1518)-N(6)/adenine(1519)-N(6))-dimethyltransferase RsmA: protein MVELLGPAEIRGLAAELDVRPTKKLGQNFVHDPNTVRRIVELANVGPDDVVLEVGPGLGSLTLGLLATGAHVVAVEIDPKLAARLPGTVAERGAEAAGRLTVVGADALRVTRDQLPEPTALVANLPYNVAVPVVLHLLAELPSLHSGLVMVQTEVADRMAAGPGSRIYGVPSVKLAYYGPARKVAAVPRSVFWPVPNVDSALVAFERGDAPASDDRDRLFGLVDAAFSQRRKTLRAALAGWAGSAERAGELLTAAGIDPKTRGEQLDVHDFARLAAVR from the coding sequence GTGGTTGAACTGCTGGGACCGGCCGAGATCCGGGGGCTGGCGGCCGAACTCGACGTGCGGCCGACCAAGAAGCTCGGGCAGAACTTCGTGCACGATCCCAACACCGTCCGGCGGATCGTGGAGCTGGCGAACGTCGGCCCGGACGACGTCGTCCTCGAGGTCGGGCCCGGGCTCGGGTCGCTGACCCTGGGGCTGCTCGCCACCGGCGCGCACGTCGTCGCCGTCGAAATCGATCCCAAGCTCGCCGCCCGGCTGCCCGGGACCGTCGCCGAGCGTGGGGCCGAGGCCGCCGGGCGCCTCACCGTCGTCGGTGCCGACGCGCTGCGCGTCACCCGTGACCAGCTGCCCGAGCCGACCGCGCTCGTCGCGAACCTGCCCTACAACGTCGCCGTCCCGGTCGTGCTGCACCTGCTCGCCGAGCTGCCGTCCCTCCACTCCGGCCTCGTCATGGTCCAGACCGAGGTCGCCGACCGGATGGCGGCCGGCCCCGGCAGCCGGATCTACGGCGTGCCCAGCGTCAAGCTCGCCTACTACGGCCCGGCGCGCAAGGTCGCCGCCGTGCCGCGCTCGGTGTTCTGGCCGGTGCCGAACGTCGACTCCGCGCTCGTCGCCTTCGAACGCGGTGACGCTCCGGCGTCGGACGACCGCGATCGGCTCTTCGGCCTGGTCGACGCCGCTTTCTCACAGCGCAGGAAGACGCTCCGCGCCGCGCTCGCGGGCTGGGCGGGCTCGGCCGAGCGGGCCGGGGAGCTGCTCACGGCGGCCGGGATCGACCCGAAGACCCGCGGTGAGCAGCTCGATGTGCACGACTTCGCCCGGCTCGCCGCTGTCCGTTAG
- a CDS encoding 4-(cytidine 5'-diphospho)-2-C-methyl-D-erythritol kinase produces the protein MLAVVPPPVTVRVPAKVNLHLAVDDLREDGYHELVTVFQALSLTDEVTVAVTEEPGLEIYGEGEGSVPTGPENLAWRAVEALSAHVGRTGEPKVRVVLRKGIPVAGGLAGGSADAAATLVGLASLWNLDVTRDELAEIAAGLGSDVPFALYGGTALGTGRGERLVPVLSRHTFHWVLAFDAEGLSTPKVFKELDRLRVDGNPPRIGSHTPVVEALASGDPRQLALLLGNDLQAAAVSLRPGLRRTLRAGVNAGALAGTVSGSGPTCAFLCENAQSAVEVAAELSGAGVCRTVRVAHGPVPGARVVGGDDAPRPASPRVHA, from the coding sequence GTGCTCGCCGTAGTTCCGCCTCCAGTCACCGTCCGGGTCCCGGCCAAGGTCAATCTGCACCTGGCGGTCGACGACCTGCGCGAAGACGGTTACCACGAGCTGGTGACCGTGTTCCAGGCCCTGTCGCTGACTGACGAGGTGACCGTCGCGGTCACCGAAGAACCGGGCCTGGAGATCTACGGCGAAGGCGAGGGGTCGGTCCCGACCGGCCCCGAAAACCTGGCCTGGCGCGCGGTCGAAGCGCTTTCCGCGCACGTCGGGCGCACCGGTGAGCCGAAGGTCCGCGTGGTGCTGCGCAAGGGCATCCCGGTCGCGGGCGGCCTGGCGGGCGGCAGCGCCGACGCGGCGGCGACCCTGGTCGGGCTGGCTTCACTGTGGAACCTCGACGTCACGCGCGACGAACTGGCCGAGATCGCCGCCGGGCTGGGCAGCGACGTCCCGTTCGCGCTCTACGGCGGCACCGCGCTGGGTACCGGGCGCGGTGAGCGGCTCGTCCCGGTGCTGTCGCGGCACACCTTCCACTGGGTGCTGGCGTTCGACGCCGAAGGGCTGTCGACGCCGAAGGTGTTCAAGGAGCTGGACCGCCTGCGTGTGGACGGCAACCCGCCGCGGATCGGCTCGCACACCCCGGTCGTCGAGGCGCTGGCCTCGGGCGACCCGCGGCAGCTCGCGCTGCTGCTGGGCAACGACCTCCAGGCGGCGGCGGTTTCGCTGCGGCCCGGGCTGCGCCGGACGCTGCGGGCCGGCGTCAACGCGGGCGCGCTCGCCGGCACGGTCTCCGGATCGGGCCCGACCTGCGCGTTCCTCTGCGAGAACGCGCAGTCCGCGGTCGAAGTCGCCGCGGAGCTGTCGGGTGCGGGGGTGTGCCGCACGGTCCGGGTGGCGCACGGCCCGGTCCCGGGTGCGAGAGTGGTCGGCGGGGACGACGCGCCGCGCCCGGCATCGCCGCGGGTGCACGCGTGA
- a CDS encoding DivIVA domain-containing protein, which translates to MTPDEVRAIAFGKPRFGRRGYNEDEVDAFLDLIADALAGRNILTADDIHFVEFTIMPVGMRSYDQAQVDLFLDEAEAALIKLRNPRPVVEEERPQGPRKWFGRS; encoded by the coding sequence ATGACCCCTGACGAAGTCCGGGCGATCGCGTTCGGCAAACCCCGCTTCGGCCGGCGCGGCTACAACGAGGACGAGGTCGACGCGTTCCTCGACCTGATCGCCGATGCGCTGGCCGGCCGCAACATCCTGACGGCCGACGACATCCACTTCGTGGAGTTCACGATCATGCCGGTGGGCATGCGCAGCTACGACCAGGCCCAGGTCGACCTGTTCCTGGACGAGGCGGAGGCGGCGCTGATCAAGCTGCGCAACCCGCGTCCGGTCGTCGAAGAGGAGCGCCCGCAGGGACCGCGGAAGTGGTTCGGCCGCTCCTGA
- a CDS encoding methionine ABC transporter ATP-binding protein yields the protein MITVENLSKTFATNGNSVLALRDVSVDVQAGSLFGVVGPTGSGKSVLARCIALQERPDRGVVRLDGLNTGTLDGRRLREIRRQLGVVSTKPTLIAERTIAGNIASPLEQLGIDGPQRRSRVGSLLDLVGLTQRATQRPGELSEGQLRRVAVAKALAAAPAVLLADDPTAGIDPEEAGAVLTVLDRARSELGTTVVVTTPDASVVRRVCDDVAVLEDGTVVERGSVLDLISNPASRTAQALLPAIETTRAQSARYDRSVDVVLVGFASVGALLPEAAGRFDVEFATIGGGLTRIGDTPVGRFRLGVRGERADAALAWVAERGGHVTHTARGPQGVAA from the coding sequence GTGATCACCGTCGAAAACCTGTCCAAAACCTTTGCCACCAACGGAAATTCGGTTCTCGCTCTGCGCGACGTGAGCGTCGACGTCCAGGCGGGCTCGCTGTTCGGCGTGGTCGGCCCGACCGGGTCCGGCAAGTCCGTCCTCGCCCGCTGCATCGCGCTGCAGGAGCGCCCCGACCGCGGCGTCGTCCGTCTCGACGGCCTCAACACCGGCACGCTCGACGGCCGCCGGCTCCGGGAGATCCGTCGCCAGCTGGGCGTCGTCTCGACGAAGCCGACGCTGATCGCCGAGCGGACGATCGCCGGCAACATCGCCTCCCCGCTCGAGCAGCTCGGCATCGACGGCCCGCAGCGCCGCAGCCGGGTCGGTTCGCTGCTCGACCTCGTCGGCCTGACCCAGCGCGCGACCCAGCGTCCCGGCGAGCTGTCCGAGGGGCAGCTCCGCCGCGTCGCGGTCGCCAAGGCGCTGGCCGCGGCCCCCGCCGTCCTGCTCGCCGACGACCCGACCGCCGGCATCGACCCGGAGGAGGCCGGCGCGGTGCTCACCGTGCTCGACCGCGCCCGCTCCGAGCTGGGCACCACCGTCGTGGTCACGACGCCGGACGCCAGTGTGGTCCGCCGGGTCTGCGACGACGTCGCGGTGCTCGAAGACGGCACGGTCGTCGAGCGCGGCAGCGTCCTCGACCTGATCTCGAACCCGGCCAGCCGCACCGCGCAGGCGCTGCTGCCGGCCATCGAGACCACCCGCGCGCAGTCGGCGCGCTACGACCGCTCGGTCGACGTCGTGCTGGTCGGCTTCGCGTCGGTCGGTGCGCTGCTGCCCGAGGCCGCGGGCCGGTTCGACGTCGAGTTCGCCACCATCGGCGGCGGCCTGACCCGCATCGGCGACACCCCGGTCGGCCGGTTCCGCCTCGGCGTCCGCGGCGAGCGGGCGGACGCGGCGCTGGCGTGGGTCGCCGAGCGCGGTGGCCACGTGACGCACACCGCGCGCGGCCCCCAGGGCGTCGCGGCCTGA
- a CDS encoding TatD family hydrolase — protein sequence MGDEKRELPPVPDRLPVSVVDAHTHLDACGAVTAAEVSAMVDRAERAGVARVVTVADDLASARWAAEAATWDRRVWAAVAIHPTRTKAFGEAEKSEVERLAAQERVVAVGETGLDYYWDYSPHDAQQEAFRWHIDLAKRLDKPLMIHDREAHDDVLRILAEENAPNAVIFHCFSGDAEMARKCVDAGYVLSFAGTVTFKNAKGLHEAARLCPADQYLVETDAPFLTPHPFRGRPNEPFGAAYTVRHLAALRGEAVHEVAESVRTTAERVYRLPSVTTG from the coding sequence ATGGGTGACGAGAAGCGCGAGCTGCCGCCGGTCCCGGACCGGCTCCCGGTGTCGGTGGTGGACGCGCACACCCATCTCGACGCGTGCGGCGCGGTCACCGCGGCCGAGGTCTCGGCCATGGTCGACCGCGCCGAGCGCGCCGGCGTCGCCCGCGTCGTCACGGTCGCCGACGACCTCGCCTCGGCGCGCTGGGCCGCCGAGGCCGCCACCTGGGACCGCCGGGTCTGGGCCGCCGTCGCGATCCACCCGACGCGCACCAAGGCGTTCGGCGAGGCCGAGAAGTCCGAAGTGGAGCGCCTCGCGGCGCAGGAGCGCGTGGTCGCCGTCGGCGAGACCGGCCTCGACTACTACTGGGACTACTCGCCGCACGACGCCCAGCAGGAGGCGTTCCGCTGGCACATCGACCTCGCCAAGCGGCTGGACAAGCCGCTGATGATCCACGACCGCGAGGCCCACGACGACGTGCTGCGCATCCTGGCCGAAGAGAATGCGCCGAACGCCGTAATCTTCCATTGTTTTTCCGGCGACGCGGAAATGGCCCGCAAGTGCGTCGACGCGGGGTATGTCCTTTCCTTCGCGGGCACGGTGACGTTCAAGAACGCGAAGGGGCTCCACGAGGCGGCCCGGCTCTGCCCGGCGGACCAGTACCTCGTCGAAACCGACGCGCCGTTTCTGACCCCCCACCCGTTCCGTGGGCGGCCGAACGAGCCGTTCGGCGCGGCCTACACCGTCCGTCACCTCGCGGCGCTCAGGGGCGAAGCTGTCCACGAAGTCGCCGAATCGGTCCGGACCACTGCCGAGCGGGTCTACCGACTCCCCAGTGTCACAACGGGTTGA
- a CDS encoding 50S ribosomal protein L25/general stress protein Ctc has translation MSEVRLSVEPRTEFGKGAARRTRRAGKIPAVLYGHGSDPRHFALPAIEFARVVRENGSNAVITLAIEGSDELALTKTIVVHPLKNYIEHVDLLVVKRGEKIVVDVPVVVTGTPGPGGLVNQDVDTLQVEVEALHIPEQFEVSIEGLEVGSQVLAGQVELPQGATLVTDPESLVVAVNEPQREEADDEGAAEAGDESAEAAE, from the coding sequence GTGTCCGAGGTACGTCTGTCCGTCGAGCCGCGCACCGAGTTCGGCAAGGGCGCCGCGCGCCGCACGCGTCGCGCCGGCAAGATCCCCGCCGTGCTGTACGGCCACGGCTCGGACCCGCGGCACTTCGCGCTGCCGGCCATCGAGTTCGCCCGCGTCGTCCGTGAGAACGGCTCCAACGCCGTCATCACCCTCGCCATCGAGGGCTCCGACGAGCTCGCGCTGACGAAGACCATCGTCGTGCACCCGCTCAAGAACTACATCGAGCACGTCGACCTGCTGGTCGTGAAGCGTGGCGAGAAGATCGTGGTCGACGTCCCGGTCGTCGTCACGGGCACCCCCGGCCCCGGTGGCCTGGTCAACCAGGACGTCGACACCCTGCAGGTCGAGGTCGAGGCGCTGCACATCCCGGAGCAGTTCGAGGTCTCGATCGAGGGCCTCGAGGTCGGCAGCCAGGTGCTGGCCGGCCAGGTCGAGCTGCCGCAGGGCGCCACCCTGGTCACCGACCCCGAGTCGCTGGTCGTCGCCGTCAACGAGCCGCAGCGTGAAGAGGCCGACGACGAGGGCGCCGCCGAAGCGGGCGACGAGTCGGCCGAAGCCGCCGAATAG
- a CDS encoding ABC-F family ATP-binding cassette domain-containing protein codes for MANLVNLEAVSKSYGVRPLLDGVSLGVAAGQRIGVVGLNGGGKTTLLEVLSGLAEPDSGRVSHVGGLRMAVVTQRTELPEGSTVGDVVLERYGAEHEWAADARVRSIVDGLGITAIGLETPTANLSGGERRRVALAAALTGELDLVVLDEPTNHLDVEGVRWLADHLLARRIAVVVVTHDRWFLDTVATLTWEVANGRVEQYEGGYADWIFARAERARLAATAEEKRQNLARKELAWLRRGPQARSSKPRYRIEAAEALIADVPPPRDSVELQAFAKRRLGKTVLELEDTTYTVGERTLLDHVTWRIGPGDRIGLVGINGSGKTSLLKLLGGDVEGSTGRRIEGKTVALAHLRQELDDLPGDLRVLQAIEQIAGRVVFGKQEMTASQLGEKLGFPQARQWTPVGDLSGGERRRLQLCRLLMAEPNVLLLDEPTNDLDIDTLQQLEDLLDGWPGTMVVVSHDRYLVERVCDTIVALFGDGRITHLPGGIEEYLNRRALAKEPAAAAAPTAEKAEAKKSAADLRAAQKELGRLERKLDQLHAKEEKLHTALLEAATDPAKLMELNAELKGVQGEIEDVEGRWLETSELLE; via the coding sequence ATGGCCAACCTGGTCAACCTGGAGGCGGTGAGCAAGTCCTACGGGGTGCGCCCGCTCCTGGACGGCGTGTCGCTCGGCGTCGCGGCCGGCCAGCGCATCGGCGTCGTCGGCCTCAACGGCGGCGGCAAGACCACGCTCCTCGAAGTCCTTTCCGGACTCGCCGAGCCCGATTCCGGGCGGGTGAGCCATGTCGGCGGCCTGCGGATGGCCGTCGTCACCCAGCGGACCGAGCTGCCGGAGGGCAGCACGGTCGGCGACGTCGTCCTCGAACGCTACGGCGCCGAGCACGAATGGGCGGCCGACGCCCGCGTCCGGTCCATTGTGGACGGGCTCGGGATCACCGCGATCGGCCTGGAGACGCCGACGGCGAACCTCTCCGGTGGCGAGCGCCGCCGGGTTGCCCTGGCCGCGGCGCTGACCGGCGAGCTCGACCTCGTCGTGCTCGACGAGCCGACCAACCACCTGGACGTCGAAGGTGTCCGCTGGCTCGCCGACCACCTGCTGGCGCGGCGGATCGCGGTCGTGGTCGTCACCCACGACCGGTGGTTCCTCGACACCGTCGCGACGCTGACGTGGGAGGTCGCGAACGGCCGCGTCGAGCAGTACGAAGGTGGTTACGCCGACTGGATCTTCGCGCGCGCCGAGCGGGCGCGGCTGGCCGCGACGGCCGAGGAGAAGCGGCAGAACCTGGCCCGCAAGGAGCTGGCGTGGCTGCGCCGCGGTCCGCAGGCGCGCTCGTCGAAGCCGCGCTACCGCATCGAAGCGGCCGAAGCGCTGATCGCCGACGTTCCGCCGCCGCGCGACTCCGTCGAACTGCAGGCGTTCGCGAAGCGGCGTCTCGGCAAGACCGTGCTGGAGCTGGAAGACACGACGTACACGGTGGGCGAGCGGACGCTGCTCGACCACGTCACCTGGCGGATCGGGCCGGGCGACCGGATCGGCCTGGTGGGGATCAACGGCTCGGGCAAGACGTCGCTGCTGAAACTGCTCGGCGGCGACGTCGAAGGCTCGACCGGGCGCCGGATCGAGGGCAAGACGGTCGCGCTCGCGCACCTGCGCCAGGAACTCGACGACCTGCCCGGCGACCTGCGCGTGCTGCAGGCGATCGAGCAGATCGCCGGGCGCGTGGTGTTCGGCAAGCAGGAGATGACGGCGTCGCAGCTCGGCGAGAAGCTCGGCTTCCCGCAGGCCCGCCAGTGGACCCCGGTCGGCGACCTGTCGGGTGGCGAGCGGCGCCGGCTGCAGCTGTGCCGGCTGCTGATGGCCGAGCCGAACGTCCTGCTGCTCGACGAGCCGACGAACGACCTGGACATCGACACGCTGCAGCAGCTGGAGGACCTCCTCGACGGCTGGCCCGGCACGATGGTCGTGGTTTCGCACGACCGCTACCTGGTGGAACGCGTCTGCGACACGATCGTCGCTCTCTTCGGCGACGGCCGCATCACCCACCTCCCGGGCGGCATCGAGGAGTACCTGAACCGCCGCGCCCTGGCCAAGGAACCGGCGGCCGCGGCGGCTCCGACGGCGGAGAAGGCGGAGGCGAAGAAGTCGGCGGCGGACCTCCGGGCGGCGCAGAAGGAGCTGGGGCGGCTGGAGAGGAAGCTCGACCAGCTGCACGCGAAGGAGGAGAAGCTCCACACGGCGCTGCTGGAAGCGGCCACGGACCCGGCGAAGCTGATGGAGCTGAACGCGGAGCTGAAGGGCGTCCAGGGCGAGATCGAGGACGTCGAAGGCCGGTGGCTGGAGACGTCCGAACTGCTGGAGTGA
- a CDS encoding fatty acyl-AMP ligase, translated as MSRFVDTLVATAAGRGQQRGMVTGEPKEPVRRTWAEVHEEARRIAGGLVAGGFERGGAVAVLAAAPVLIAPTVQAVWLAGGSVTMLHQPTPRTDLAEWAEDTVRVLGMIGANLVLLGEPFDQLAPVLEEKGIGYRLITELTKAEPLAEVVPTDEGETALLQLTSGSTADPKAVRITYGNLYSNVKAMVDRAEFDFDTDVMVSWLPTFHDMGMVGFLTVPMTFGVELVKITPVEFLSGPLIWPELITKYHGTTTAAPNFAYAIVGRRMARVDEDDAYDLSTLRIALNGAEPIDETAVQTFVDAGARFKMPAECVFPAYGMAEATLAVSFAPLFTGLTLDVVEADALEADNRAVPVPEGDPRRGTDGVRSFALLGRPLDGLEAEIVNDAGSRVGDREVGEIRLRGEAVTPGYLTMDGPVATQDDEGWLNTGDLGYLVDGQIVICGRRKDVIIMGGRNLYPTDIERAATSVEGVRAGNAVAVRLDAGSRRERFAVVVESKLAGDAEAEKNLMKQVSARVRDAVDMRPYAVVVLPAGSLPKTPSGKVKRAATAQQFADKIKKNADG; from the coding sequence ATGAGCAGGTTCGTGGACACGCTCGTCGCCACCGCGGCGGGGCGAGGTCAGCAGCGTGGCATGGTCACCGGGGAGCCCAAGGAGCCGGTCCGGCGGACCTGGGCCGAGGTGCACGAAGAAGCCCGGCGGATCGCCGGTGGGCTCGTCGCCGGTGGGTTCGAGCGCGGGGGTGCCGTCGCGGTGCTGGCCGCCGCTCCGGTGCTGATCGCGCCGACCGTGCAGGCCGTGTGGCTGGCCGGTGGCAGCGTCACCATGCTGCACCAGCCGACCCCGCGCACTGACCTCGCTGAGTGGGCCGAGGACACCGTGCGGGTGCTGGGCATGATCGGGGCGAACCTGGTGCTGCTCGGCGAGCCCTTCGACCAGCTGGCCCCGGTGCTCGAGGAGAAGGGCATCGGCTACCGGCTCATCACCGAGCTGACCAAAGCCGAGCCGCTTGCCGAAGTCGTCCCCACCGACGAGGGCGAAACCGCGCTCCTGCAGCTGACCAGCGGCTCGACCGCCGACCCGAAGGCCGTGCGGATCACCTACGGGAACCTGTACTCCAACGTCAAGGCCATGGTCGACCGCGCGGAGTTCGACTTCGACACCGACGTGATGGTCTCGTGGCTGCCGACGTTCCACGACATGGGCATGGTCGGCTTCCTGACCGTGCCGATGACCTTCGGCGTCGAGCTGGTCAAGATCACGCCCGTCGAGTTCCTTTCCGGGCCGTTGATCTGGCCGGAGTTGATCACGAAGTACCACGGCACCACGACGGCGGCCCCGAACTTCGCCTACGCGATCGTCGGGCGGCGGATGGCGCGCGTCGACGAGGACGACGCCTACGACCTCTCGACGCTGCGGATCGCCCTGAACGGCGCCGAGCCCATCGACGAGACCGCCGTCCAGACCTTTGTGGACGCCGGTGCCCGGTTCAAGATGCCGGCGGAATGCGTTTTCCCGGCGTACGGCATGGCCGAGGCGACGCTCGCGGTGTCGTTCGCGCCGCTGTTCACCGGCCTCACGCTCGACGTCGTCGAGGCCGACGCGCTGGAGGCGGACAACCGCGCGGTGCCGGTGCCCGAGGGCGACCCGCGGCGCGGCACTGACGGCGTCCGGTCGTTCGCGCTGCTCGGCCGTCCGCTGGACGGACTGGAAGCCGAAATCGTCAACGACGCGGGTTCGCGCGTCGGTGACCGCGAAGTCGGCGAGATCCGGCTGCGCGGCGAGGCCGTGACGCCCGGCTACCTGACGATGGACGGCCCGGTCGCCACCCAGGACGACGAGGGGTGGCTCAACACCGGCGACCTCGGGTACCTGGTGGATGGCCAGATCGTCATCTGCGGCCGCCGCAAGGACGTCATCATCATGGGCGGCCGCAACCTGTACCCGACGGACATCGAGCGCGCGGCGACGTCTGTGGAGGGCGTGCGGGCGGGCAACGCGGTGGCGGTGCGGCTGGACGCGGGCAGCCGTCGTGAGCGCTTTGCGGTGGTCGTCGAGTCGAAGCTGGCGGGCGACGCCGAAGCCGAGAAGAACCTGATGAAGCAGGTCTCGGCGCGGGTGCGCGACGCCGTGGACATGCGGCCGTACGCGGTGGTGGTGCTGCCGGCGGGGAGCCTGCCGAAGACGCCGTCGGGCAAGGTGAAGCGCGCGGCGACGGCGCAGCAGTTCGCGGACAAGATCAAGAAGAACGCCGACGGCTGA
- the pth gene encoding aminoacyl-tRNA hydrolase produces MIEDLPGAGELILLAGLGNPGPQYAGNRHNVGFMVLDELAARIGGKFKTHKSGGEVLEGRLAGRRVVLVKPRTYMNLSGGPVVGAARFYKVPPTGVVVVHDELDVDFGALKLKFGGGDNGHNGLRSITKSLGTRDYYRVRFGIGRPPGRQDPADFVLKDFSTVERKELPFEVDRCADATEALVGTGLAAAQNAFHAG; encoded by the coding sequence ATGATCGAAGACCTGCCCGGGGCCGGCGAGCTGATCCTGCTCGCCGGCCTCGGCAATCCCGGACCCCAGTACGCCGGAAACCGGCACAACGTCGGTTTCATGGTGCTGGACGAGCTGGCCGCCCGGATCGGCGGCAAGTTCAAGACGCACAAGAGCGGCGGCGAGGTGCTCGAGGGCCGGCTGGCCGGCCGGCGCGTCGTGCTCGTGAAGCCGCGCACGTACATGAACCTCTCCGGCGGCCCGGTGGTCGGCGCGGCCCGGTTCTACAAGGTGCCGCCGACCGGCGTGGTCGTGGTGCACGACGAGCTCGACGTCGACTTCGGCGCGCTGAAGCTGAAGTTCGGCGGCGGCGACAACGGCCACAACGGGCTCCGCTCGATCACGAAGTCACTGGGCACCCGCGACTACTACCGCGTCCGGTTCGGCATCGGCCGGCCGCCCGGCCGCCAGGACCCGGCGGACTTCGTGCTGAAGGATTTCTCGACGGTCGAGCGCAAGGAGCTCCCGTTCGAGGTGGACCGGTGCGCGGACGCGACCGAAGCGCTGGTCGGCACGGGTCTCGCGGCGGCGCAAAACGCCTTCCATGCGGGCTGA
- a CDS encoding transglycosylase family protein — protein sequence MTGSRQAGARSAVLDRHFEDTAYGQLDFSDDPNITQQDILAALGPDADAMMAEIDVDVDELIRLINAETTYLPPIVIPDGLEEDRTASPEARRAALDEGLRQTTKVWKRRFLKGAVLSVMISVAGGGAAALAMNKSITVDVDGQQQTVHSFGDTVGEVLQDAGLSVGAHDSLSPSPQAEVGDGGVIKLERGRQLKMIVDGSEHTSWVRATHLGDALGQLGMAGVDKPGTWMSMPKDGELPLQGATVEIKTLKNITLYDGANEPKKVTTTAVTTKEFLGEYKLTLGPEDAAEGGLDVKLVDGAEVHISRTGVSTVVQKESIDPPEQKVDDPDLAKGKTSVEDPGTPGEKMVTYKVTQKNGKEVSRESVSEQVITPPKPKIIHVGTKQAPTPDIGDGSAWDRIAKCESGGNWAINTGNGYYGGLQFDKRTWDAYGGDEYAALPNQASREQQIAIAEKVKAARGGSYSAWPVCGAKA from the coding sequence GTGACAGGTAGCAGACAGGCTGGAGCGCGCTCGGCCGTCCTCGATCGTCATTTCGAGGACACCGCCTACGGCCAGCTCGACTTCTCCGACGACCCGAACATCACGCAGCAGGACATCCTCGCCGCGCTCGGCCCCGACGCCGACGCGATGATGGCCGAGATCGACGTCGACGTCGACGAGCTGATCCGGCTCATCAACGCCGAGACGACGTACCTGCCGCCGATCGTCATCCCGGACGGCCTCGAGGAGGACCGCACCGCTTCCCCCGAAGCGCGTCGTGCGGCTCTGGACGAGGGTCTTCGCCAGACCACCAAGGTCTGGAAGCGCCGCTTCCTCAAGGGTGCCGTCCTCAGCGTCATGATCAGCGTCGCCGGCGGCGGCGCGGCCGCGCTGGCGATGAACAAGAGCATCACGGTCGACGTCGACGGCCAGCAGCAGACCGTGCACTCCTTCGGCGACACCGTCGGCGAGGTGCTGCAAGACGCCGGCCTGTCCGTCGGCGCGCACGACTCGCTGTCCCCGTCCCCGCAGGCCGAGGTCGGCGACGGCGGCGTCATCAAGCTCGAGCGCGGCCGTCAGCTGAAGATGATCGTCGACGGCTCGGAGCACACCTCCTGGGTCCGCGCGACCCACCTCGGTGACGCGCTCGGCCAGCTCGGCATGGCGGGCGTGGACAAGCCCGGCACGTGGATGTCGATGCCGAAGGACGGCGAGCTGCCCCTGCAGGGCGCCACCGTCGAGATCAAGACCCTCAAGAACATCACGCTCTACGACGGCGCGAACGAGCCGAAGAAGGTCACCACCACCGCGGTCACCACGAAGGAGTTCCTGGGCGAGTACAAGCTCACCCTGGGCCCGGAGGACGCCGCCGAGGGTGGCCTGGACGTCAAGCTGGTCGACGGCGCCGAGGTGCACATCAGCCGCACCGGCGTCTCGACGGTCGTCCAGAAGGAGTCCATCGACCCGCCCGAGCAGAAGGTCGACGACCCGGACCTCGCCAAGGGCAAGACCTCGGTCGAGGACCCCGGCACGCCCGGCGAGAAGATGGTGACCTACAAGGTCACGCAGAAGAACGGCAAAGAGGTCTCCCGCGAGAGCGTCTCCGAGCAGGTCATCACCCCGCCGAAGCCGAAGATCATCCACGTCGGCACCAAGCAGGCCCCGACGCCGGACATCGGCGACGGCTCCGCGTGGGACCGCATCGCGAAGTGCGAGTCGGGCGGCAACTGGGCCATCAACACGGGCAACGGCTACTACGGCGGCCTCCAGTTCGACAAGCGCACGTGGGACGCCTACGGCGGCGACGAGTACGCGGCGCTCCCGAACCAGGCCTCGCGCGAGCAGCAGATCGCGATCGCGGAGAAGGTCAAGGCCGCACGCGGCGGCAGCTACAGCGCCTGGCCGGTCTGCGGCGCCAAGGCCTGA
- a CDS encoding DivIVA domain-containing protein has translation MSFTAEDLAEVTFGNAPIGRRGYAKHEVDEFVRRIAKTFAEEDDLTAAEVHHVMFAKPLIGKRGYDEREVDEFLDTVEDQLAARTGHAPDLPGARTSEQATTERATPPTVRAERLQQR, from the coding sequence ATGTCGTTCACCGCCGAAGACCTCGCCGAGGTCACCTTCGGTAACGCCCCGATCGGCCGCCGTGGCTACGCGAAGCACGAGGTCGACGAGTTCGTCCGGCGGATCGCCAAGACGTTCGCCGAGGAGGACGACCTGACCGCCGCCGAAGTGCACCACGTCATGTTCGCGAAGCCGCTGATCGGCAAGCGCGGCTACGACGAACGCGAGGTCGACGAGTTCCTCGACACCGTGGAAGACCAGCTCGCCGCCCGCACCGGCCACGCCCCGGACCTCCCGGGCGCCCGCACGTCGGAGCAGGCCACGACCGAGCGCGCCACCCCGCCGACGGTGCGCGCCGAGCGTCTCCAACAGCGCTGA